The Drechmeria coniospora strain ARSEF 6962 chromosome 02, whole genome shotgun sequence genome has a segment encoding these proteins:
- a CDS encoding Glycoside hydrolase, superfamily, with protein sequence MKSSVFAVALLAALVHAAHVGAEEKIPPGHPPSHNPSLHNLPEPAAAHSPMATAPHDALCAMKLPFLLLSAAVASPRTAVADAQCPLQPDAQPLAFSPPHYPSPWMDPDADGWQEAYAKAKAFVSQMTLVEKVNITTGIGWVNGPCVGNAGSVPRLGLKSLCMQDGPLGLRLADYNSAFPVGATSGATWSRHLWRDRGKAMGDEARGKGIDVLLAPVSGPIGRAPEGGRNAEGFGSDPCLQGQALAGTTRGIQEAGVVACAKHFIANEQEHFRQAGENNKLTEALSSNVDDKTMHELYAWPFADAVKAGLGSIMCSYNQVNNSYACQNSKLINGILKAEMGFQGFVMSDWQAQHTGAASAVAGLDMTMPGDTLFNSGVSYWGANLTLAVVNGTVPAWRLDDMAMRVMAAFFKAGKTIENQVPTNFHSWTRDAYGWDDQTAKENWGHVNKLVDVRADHAHHIRLSAAKGTVILKNTGVLPLGRPKFVAVIGEDAGPNPKGPNSCPDRGCNEGTLAMLWGSGTSNFPYLVTPDSALQRRAIEDGTRYESVLTNYAWDETKALVTQPDVTPIVFANANSGEGYITVGGNAGDRNNLTLWKNGDDLIRNVSSLNPNTIVVLHTAGPVVLTEMRKNPNITAIVWAGMPGQESGNSLTDILYGKTSPGRSPFTWGPSRESYGVDIMYEPNNGNDAPQQEFSEGSFIDYRYFDKMAPSQEHAGAPVYEFGYGLSWSTFQYSQLKVQRHHASRYEPTGGLTAPAPTFGNFSTDLSDYAFPKNIRYFYQWIYPWLNTTKSGKEASTDRHYGKKADEFLPPKATDGSPQPKLPASGASGGNRQLWDVLFTVTCVIKNTGNRTTDEVPQLYVSLGGRDEPVKVLRGFERLENINPGESVKFSAKLTRRDLSNWDVVSQDWVVTKHPKKVWVGSSSRNLPLSAELQC encoded by the exons ATGAAGTCGTCCGTCTTCGCCGTGGCCCTGctggccgccctcgtccatgCCGCCCACGTTGGCGCCGAGGAAAAG ATCCCGCCAGGCCATCCGCCGTCGCACAACCCGTCGTTGCACAACCTCCCAGAGCCCGCCGCGGCCCATTCTCCCATGGCCACGGCTCCCCATGACGCGCTCTGCGCAATGAAGCTCCCCTTTCTTCTCTTGTCTGCCGCCGTGGCGTCCCCCCGAACCGCCGTCGCTGACGCCCAATGTCCGCTGCAGCCCGATGCGCAACCCCTCGCCTTCTCGCCTCCTCACTATCCGTCGCCGTGGATGGatcccgacgccgacggctggcAGGAGGCCtacgccaaggccaaggccttcGTCTCCCAGATGACGCTCGTCGAAAAGGTCAACATCACGACGGGCATCGG GTGGGTCAACGGCCCCTGCGTTGGCAACGCCGGCTCCGTGCCCAGGCTGGGGCTCAAGTCCCTCTGCATGCAGGACGGTCCCCTCGGCCTGCGCCTCGCCGACTACAACAGCGCCTTCCCCGTCGGCGCCACCTCGGGGGCCACCTGGAGCAGGCATCTCTGGAGGGACCGCGGCAAGGCcatgggcgacgaggccagGGGCAAGGGCATcgacgtcctcctcgcccccgTCTCCGGACCCATCGGACGTGCACCCGAGGGCGGTCGCAACGCCGAAGGCTTCGGCTCCGATCCCTGCCTGCAGGGTCAAGCCTTGGCCGGCACGACCCGCGGCATCCaggaggccggcgtcgttgcCTGCGCCAAGCACTTCATCGCCAACGAGCAGG AGCACTTTAGGCAGGCCGGAGAGAACAACAAGCTGACCGAGGCTCTGTCGTccaacgtcgacgacaagacCATGCACGAGCTCTACGCCTGGCcctttgccgacgccgtcaaggccggcctcggctccaTCATGTGCTCGTACAACCAGGTCAACAACTCGTACGCCTGCCAAAACTCCAAGCTCATCAACGGCATCCTCAAGGCCGAGATGGGCTTCCAGGGCTTCGTCATGAGCGACTGGCAGGCCCAGCAcaccggcgccgcctcggccgtcgccggcctcgacatgACCATGCCCGGCGACACCCTCTTCAACTCGGGCGTCAGCTACTGGGGCGCGAACCTgaccctcgccgtcgtcaacggcacCGTGCCCGCCTggcgcctcgacgacatggccatgcgcgtcatggccgccttcttcaaGGCCGGCAAGACCATCGAGAACCAGGTGCCCACCAACTTCCACTCGTGGACCCGTGATGCCTACGGCTGGGACGACCAGACGGCCAAGGAGAACTGGGGCCACGTCaacaagctcgtcgacgtccgcgCCGACCACGCCCATCACATCCGTCTGTCCGCCGCCAAGGGCACCGTCATCCTGAAGAACACGGGCGTCCTTCCCCTCGGCAGGCCAAAGtttgtcgccgtcatcggcgaggatgccggaCCCAACCCCAAGGGCCCCAACAGCTGCCCCGATCGCGGCTGCAACGAGGGCACCCTCGCCATGCTCTGGGGCTCGGGCACCTCCAACTTCCCCTACCTCGTGACCCCCGACAGCGCGCTGCAGCGCCGGGCCATCGAGGACGGCACCCGCTACGAGAGCGTCCTCACCAACTACGCCTGGGACGAGACCAAGGCGCTCGTCACCCAGCCCGACGTGACGCCCATCGTCTTCGCCAACGCCAACAGCGGCGAGGGGTacatcaccgtcggcggcaatgCCGGAGACCGCAATAACCTGACTCTCTGGAAgaacggcgacgacctcaTCCGGAACGTTTCCTCGCTCAACCCCaacaccatcgtcgtcctgcaCACCGCCGGACCTGTCGTGCTCACCGAGATGCGCAAGAACCCCAACATCACGGCCATTGTCTGGGCAGGCATGCCCGGCCAGGAATCCGGCAACTCGCTGACGGACATCCTGTACGGCAAGACGAGCCCCGGACGCTCTCCCTTTACCTGGGGCCCCTCGCGCGAGAGCTacggcgtcgacatcatGTACGAGCCCaacaacggcaacgacgcgCCCCAGCAGGAATTTTCCGAGGGCAGTTTCATCGACTACCGCTACTTCGACAAGATGGCACCGAGCCAGGAGCACGCCGGTGCGCCCGTGTACGAGTTTGGCTATGGGCTGTCATGGTCGACGTTTCAGTACTCGCAGCTCAAGGTGCAGAGGCACCACGCGTCTCGGTACGAGCCCACCGGCGGCCTGACcgcgccggcaccgacgttTGGCAACTTCAGCACCGACCTGAGCGACTACGCCTTTCCCAAGAACATCCGCTACTTCTACCAGTGGATCTACCCCTGGCTCAACACGACCAAGTCGGGCAAGGAGGCTTCCACCGACCGCCACTACGGCAAGAAGGCCGACGAGTTTCTGCCGCCCAaggcgacggacggcagcCCCCAGCCCAAGCTGCCGGCGTCTGGCGCTTCCGGTGGCAACCGCCAGCTCTGGGACGTGCTGTTCACGGTGACGTGCGTCATCAAGAACACGGGCAACCGCACGACGGATGAGGTGCCGCAGCTATATGTCAGCCTAGGCGGCCGCGACGAACCCGTCAAGGTTCTGCGCGGATTCGAGCGCCTCGAGAACATTAATCCCGGTGAATCGGTCAAGTTCTCCGCCAAGCTGACGCGTAGGGACCTGAGCAACTGGGACGTCGTGAGCCAGGATTGGGTCGTTACCAAGCATCCAAAGAAGGTGTGGGTcggcagcagctcgaggaaTTTGCCCCTGAGTGCCGAGCTTCAGTGCTAA